A genomic segment from Triticum dicoccoides isolate Atlit2015 ecotype Zavitan chromosome 1A, WEW_v2.0, whole genome shotgun sequence encodes:
- the LOC119356751 gene encoding non-specific lipid-transfer protein C6-like, with translation MARSKYTVAVLFALLAMAATLQPSEARVQPTAAANQEEATATTTANGGSPSLPGLPLPQIPGMRSLPPIFRSLFPPLPQIPGLPPLFGPLPGGAPGAPPSPALPSLPHLPLPTGSPSPPPPKECLTPLTSMIPCMDYLTNITVFSPPDACCDGLKSVVSTAPICLCHGLNNNGGMSKLFPKPIDPIRMIILPVRCGAMIPIQTIFSCGTQPLPPLMPPATTPAPHAASPAPSP, from the exons ATGGCGCGCTCCAAGTACACCGTGGCCGTGCTCTTCGCCCTGCTGGCCATGGCGGCGACGCTGCAGCCCTCCGAGGCGAGGGTCCAGCCGACCGCCGCCGCAAACCAAGAAGAAGCCACAGCCACCACCACGGCCAATGGAGGCTCCCCGTCTCTTCCCGGGCTGCCGTTGCCTCAGATCCCCGGCATGCGTAGCCTACCACCGATATTCCGATCCCTATTCCCACCACTGCCCCAGATCCCGGGCCTGCCGCCGCTATTCGGGCCGCTCCCTGGTGGTGCACCGGGCGCCCCTCCATCCCCTGCACTGCCTAGCCTCCCACACCTCCCACTTCCCACCGGCTCGCCAAGCCCGCCGCCGCCAAAGGAGTGCCTCACACCATTGACGAGCATGATACCGTGCATGGACTACCTCACCAACATCACGGTGTTCTCGCCACCGGACGCGTGCTGCGACGGCCTCAAGTCGGTCGTCAGCACCGCGCCGATCTGCCTCTGCCATGGCCTCAACAACAACGGCGGCATGAGCAAGCTCTTCCCCAAGCCCATAGATCCGATCCGCATGATCATCCTCCCGGTTAGGTGTGGCGCCATGATACCCATCCAGACGATCTTCTCCTGCGGCA CCCAACCCTTGCCGCCGTTGATGCCTCCTGCCACGACTCCGGCGCCTCACGCTGCTTCCCCCGCGCCATCACCATAG